The proteins below come from a single Methanospirillum lacunae genomic window:
- a CDS encoding GNAT family N-acetyltransferase encodes MTVQKISTIIQYVPVQVSDLERINELSNMPELAGHFETIPPVSMETTKNLYRQIVSGIVSLWGIHEEEQIIGGAGFFVYPPGTRLSHTATFFLFLEPDSWGKGIGTRTIQFLEDVIRSRGYIRMDCMVVIHNNRAIRLYEHMGFKREGIKQKAYLFDGEFTDLLLMAKVFP; translated from the coding sequence GTGACAGTTCAGAAAATATCTACCATCATCCAATATGTGCCGGTTCAGGTGTCTGATCTGGAGCGGATCAATGAGTTATCCAACATGCCAGAATTAGCCGGCCATTTTGAGACCATTCCACCGGTATCGATGGAGACAACAAAGAATCTCTACAGGCAGATCGTAAGTGGTATCGTTTCTCTGTGGGGTATTCACGAGGAAGAACAAATAATTGGTGGAGCAGGATTCTTCGTTTATCCCCCGGGCACCAGGCTTTCACACACGGCAACTTTTTTCCTTTTTCTTGAACCTGATTCCTGGGGAAAGGGCATCGGTACGAGGACCATTCAGTTTCTTGAGGATGTTATTAGGAGTCGTGGATATATCAGGATGGATTGCATGGTGGTAATCCATAATAACAGAGCAATACGGCTCTATGAACATATGGGATTTAAACGGGAAGGAATAAAACAGAAAGCATACCTCTTTGACGGGGAATTTACAGATCTCCTGCTCATGGCAAAAGTCTTTCCATAA